The following coding sequences lie in one Mucilaginibacter sp. KACC 22773 genomic window:
- a CDS encoding chloride channel protein: MKQKETGIPISPSLNAINSHQDKLTLSRTTKNRLLYISALSVTVAIAISIIAKGLIYLINIVTNISFYGLLDVHFHSPAANHLGLWVITVPAIGGIIVGLMALYGSKAIRGHGIPEAMEQILTNQSKIKPSITFLKPISSAIAIGTGGPFGAEGPIIATGGALGSTLGQLLKITANERKVILAAGATAGMSAIFGTPIAAVLLAIELLLFEFSPKSILPVALACITGAAGHHLLFEPGPVFPMPNLAVPSNGALAIYSGIGLFTGFLSLGITKIVYLIEDWFDKLPIHWMWWPALGGLGVGLIGYFAPHTLGVGYDNIISILSGTIPLLLILRLCFFKFLSWAIALGSGTSGGTLAPLLTIGGAAGAITGAVILMFFPNSGITIPMAALLGMSSMFAGASRAYLTSITFALESTMQSNALLPLLGACTASYLVSFFLMENTIMTEKIARRGVVTPVSFEPDVLSKLSVVDVMNKSFVILNAQNTVSEVKATLLADSTNTHDFIVVDKKGNYTGTANLADIYNDTLADKLTLANIVHPSTLTINSNTSLRQAAELMAKHSAELVAVTSAENTIIGSLSCKEIIAAYGLHNNEADETAQPISLKRQRLKVLSKGRKLMNSKTKEPGN, encoded by the coding sequence ATGAAACAGAAAGAAACAGGCATTCCCATCTCGCCTTCCTTAAACGCCATTAATAGCCATCAGGATAAATTAACCTTAAGCCGTACTACAAAAAACAGGCTCTTATATATTTCGGCATTATCTGTTACGGTGGCAATAGCCATCAGCATTATAGCCAAGGGCCTTATATACCTCATTAATATTGTAACCAACATATCTTTTTACGGTTTGCTGGATGTGCATTTCCACAGCCCTGCCGCTAACCACCTGGGCTTGTGGGTTATTACTGTGCCGGCCATTGGCGGGATAATTGTGGGGCTAATGGCCTTATATGGTTCAAAAGCCATCAGGGGGCATGGTATCCCCGAAGCCATGGAACAAATACTAACTAACCAAAGCAAAATAAAACCTTCTATTACTTTTCTAAAGCCCATATCATCGGCAATTGCCATTGGTACCGGTGGGCCCTTCGGTGCCGAAGGGCCAATAATTGCAACCGGTGGGGCATTAGGATCAACCCTTGGCCAGCTATTAAAAATTACCGCCAATGAGCGTAAAGTTATCCTTGCTGCCGGTGCAACCGCAGGCATGTCGGCCATATTCGGCACCCCTATAGCGGCGGTGTTATTGGCTATCGAGTTGCTTTTATTTGAGTTTTCGCCCAAATCTATTTTACCGGTCGCCCTGGCTTGTATAACGGGGGCTGCAGGTCACCACCTGTTATTTGAACCGGGCCCGGTTTTTCCTATGCCCAATTTAGCGGTGCCATCTAATGGGGCATTAGCCATTTATAGTGGTATCGGCCTGTTTACCGGATTTTTATCATTAGGGATTACCAAAATCGTTTATTTAATTGAAGATTGGTTTGATAAACTCCCCATACACTGGATGTGGTGGCCTGCCTTAGGCGGCCTTGGTGTTGGTTTAATTGGATATTTTGCCCCTCATACATTGGGTGTGGGTTATGATAATATCATTAGCATTTTATCGGGCACCATTCCGTTACTGCTTATTTTGCGTTTATGCTTTTTTAAATTTCTGTCGTGGGCAATTGCACTGGGTAGCGGCACATCCGGCGGCACGCTTGCTCCCTTGTTAACCATTGGCGGCGCGGCGGGGGCTATCACCGGCGCGGTTATTTTAATGTTTTTTCCCAATTCGGGCATAACCATACCAATGGCTGCGTTGCTGGGCATGTCATCTATGTTTGCCGGTGCCTCACGGGCATATTTAACCAGCATTACCTTCGCGCTCGAATCTACCATGCAGTCAAACGCCTTACTCCCTTTGCTTGGCGCTTGCACAGCATCGTACCTGGTATCGTTCTTTTTAATGGAGAATACCATTATGACCGAAAAAATTGCCCGCAGAGGGGTAGTCACTCCTGTTTCATTTGAGCCCGATGTGCTGAGTAAATTATCTGTAGTTGATGTTATGAACAAAAGCTTTGTTATACTAAACGCCCAAAACACGGTTAGTGAAGTAAAAGCCACGCTGCTGGCCGACAGCACAAACACCCATGATTTTATTGTGGTTGATAAAAAAGGCAATTACACAGGTACAGCCAATTTAGCCGATATTTATAATGATACACTGGCCGACAAACTAACCCTCGCTAATATAGTTCATCCATCAACATTAACGATAAACAGCAACACATCATTACGCCAGGCGGCCGAATTAATGGCAAAGCATAGCGCAGAACTGGTAGCAGTTACATCGGCAGAAAACACAATCATCGGCAGCCTATCCTGCAAAGAAATCATAGCTGCATATGGACTCCATAATAATGAGGCCGATGAAACAGCACAGCCGATATCCCTAAAAAGGCAACGGTTAAAAGTGTTGAGCAAAGGGCGAAAGCTGATGAACAGCAAGACAAAAGAGCCGGGCAATTAA
- a CDS encoding Crp/Fnr family transcriptional regulator, which yields MHCLKDWIPAIAAQRKNYVVKKGEAIFKEGDPVTGIYFVYEGKVKVHKKWDAEKELILRFAKKGDIVGHLGLGDTGYYPVSATAIEAGIICYISMDFLESTLNVNNSFVIKLMRFFANELQESEKRMRNLAHMPVKGRVAQALISLKNKFGINADGFIDIDLSRQDLAAFTGAAYESLFRTINDLVEEKIIEIAGKSIFIKNEGLLLKLTEETGV from the coding sequence ATGCACTGCTTAAAAGATTGGATTCCGGCTATTGCGGCCCAGCGAAAAAACTATGTTGTAAAAAAAGGCGAAGCAATATTTAAAGAAGGCGACCCGGTTACAGGAATTTATTTTGTTTACGAGGGCAAAGTAAAAGTGCACAAGAAATGGGATGCCGAAAAAGAGTTGATATTGCGTTTTGCCAAAAAAGGCGATATTGTTGGCCACCTGGGGCTTGGCGATACAGGTTATTATCCTGTATCGGCTACGGCTATTGAGGCCGGCATAATTTGTTATATCAGCATGGATTTCCTGGAATCGACGCTGAACGTTAACAATAGCTTTGTAATAAAGCTTATGCGCTTTTTTGCTAATGAGTTGCAGGAATCTGAAAAGCGAATGCGGAACCTTGCGCATATGCCCGTTAAAGGGCGGGTTGCGCAGGCGCTCATCTCCCTCAAAAATAAATTCGGTATCAATGCCGATGGGTTTATTGACATCGACCTGAGTCGGCAGGACCTGGCCGCATTTACCGGTGCCGCATACGAATCACTGTTTCGCACCATTAATGATCTGGTTGAGGAAAAGATCATTGAAATAGCCGGCAAAAGCATATTTATTAAAAACGAGGGCTTATTGCTTAAACTGACAGAAGAAACAGGCGTGTAG
- a CDS encoding glycoside hydrolase family 97 protein has protein sequence MKTKLLLLLCLCLPVSTLLAQSAKSYHIKSPNGKIDLAITTGTTVSWSVKHEDTEVISPSTISMTLAGGEVLGKNAVVKSAKTSSADTWFNTPIYKKDKVHDQYNQLIINFKGDYAVVFRAYDDGVAYRFTTQKKGEITVVDEEANFNFKDDDKAYLPFVNDFRNKDKWTTSFEALYDNINISAVKKDTLAFLPVLVDVGTPKKAAILEADLNNYPGMYLTGDGSGSKNLKGAFAQYPTVEHTGGYANMNYVVNGRADYIAKTTGARSFPWRVVIISTDDKQLANSDMVQKLAEPSRLTDLSWIKPGKVAWDWWNDWNISHVDFKAGINNPTYKYYIDFASANKIEYVVLDEGWSSIVDLTQISPEINLQELLDYAKQKNVGLILWTSWYALTRQTDLAFDKFTKMGVKGFKIDFIDRDDQKMVSSLYDIAQKAADHHLIVDYHGMYKPGGIQRTFPNIVNFEGVKGLENVKWGVTNHPGYDVSIPFIRMLSGPMDYTPGAMRNATKANFRPVNGNPMSQGTRCHQLAMYTIFEAPLQMMADNPTIYTKEQESTDFIAAVPTTFNETVALDGKVGEYVAIARRKGTTWYAGAMSNWDARDLNIDLAFLGDGNYKAIVFEDGVNADKDATDYKHTVINVTAKDKLSVKLAPGGGWAARFERVN, from the coding sequence ATGAAGACTAAACTTTTACTCCTGCTTTGCCTATGCCTTCCTGTTAGCACACTACTTGCCCAATCGGCAAAAAGCTACCATATAAAATCGCCGAATGGAAAAATCGATTTAGCTATAACCACCGGCACCACTGTCAGCTGGTCGGTAAAACATGAGGATACCGAAGTTATTAGCCCTTCAACTATATCGATGACTTTAGCCGGCGGCGAGGTATTGGGCAAAAACGCGGTTGTAAAATCGGCCAAAACATCATCGGCAGATACCTGGTTTAACACGCCTATTTATAAAAAGGACAAGGTTCATGACCAATACAACCAACTAATCATCAATTTTAAAGGCGATTACGCGGTTGTATTCCGTGCCTATGACGATGGGGTGGCCTACCGCTTCACCACGCAAAAAAAGGGTGAAATTACCGTTGTTGACGAGGAAGCCAACTTCAATTTTAAGGATGATGATAAAGCTTATCTGCCTTTTGTGAATGATTTTAGGAACAAGGATAAATGGACAACCTCTTTTGAGGCACTTTATGATAACATCAACATCTCTGCCGTAAAAAAAGATACACTGGCATTTTTGCCCGTGTTGGTTGATGTTGGCACTCCGAAAAAAGCAGCCATTTTAGAGGCAGACCTCAACAACTACCCCGGCATGTACTTAACCGGCGATGGCTCGGGAAGCAAAAACCTGAAAGGGGCATTTGCCCAATATCCTACAGTGGAACATACCGGCGGCTATGCCAATATGAACTACGTGGTGAACGGCCGGGCTGATTATATTGCCAAAACTACGGGTGCCCGCAGCTTCCCGTGGCGGGTGGTGATTATCAGCACCGATGACAAGCAGCTGGCCAATAGCGACATGGTGCAAAAGCTTGCAGAGCCATCAAGGCTAACCGATCTTTCCTGGATAAAACCGGGCAAAGTAGCCTGGGATTGGTGGAACGACTGGAACATCAGCCACGTTGATTTTAAGGCCGGCATTAATAACCCAACCTATAAATACTATATCGATTTTGCATCGGCCAATAAAATAGAATATGTGGTGCTGGATGAGGGCTGGTCGAGCATTGTAGACCTCACCCAGATCTCGCCCGAGATTAACCTGCAGGAACTGCTTGATTATGCTAAACAAAAAAACGTGGGCCTCATTTTGTGGACCAGCTGGTATGCCCTTACCCGCCAAACCGATTTAGCTTTTGACAAATTCACCAAAATGGGCGTTAAAGGCTTCAAGATAGATTTTATTGACCGCGACGACCAGAAGATGGTATCATCGCTATATGACATAGCCCAAAAGGCTGCCGACCATCACCTGATTGTTGATTACCACGGCATGTACAAACCCGGCGGCATCCAGCGCACTTTTCCTAATATTGTGAATTTTGAGGGGGTAAAAGGGCTGGAGAATGTAAAATGGGGTGTAACCAATCACCCGGGTTATGATGTAAGTATCCCGTTCATCCGCATGCTATCCGGCCCGATGGATTATACCCCAGGGGCTATGCGCAATGCCACAAAAGCAAACTTTCGCCCGGTAAACGGCAACCCCATGAGCCAGGGAACACGCTGCCACCAACTGGCCATGTATACCATATTTGAAGCCCCGCTGCAAATGATGGCTGATAACCCAACCATTTATACCAAAGAGCAGGAAAGTACCGATTTTATAGCTGCGGTGCCTACCACCTTTAACGAAACCGTTGCCCTTGATGGCAAGGTGGGCGAATATGTAGCTATTGCACGCCGCAAAGGCACCACCTGGTATGCCGGCGCCATGAGCAACTGGGATGCGAGGGATTTAAATATCGATTTAGCATTTTTGGGCGATGGCAACTATAAGGCCATTGTATTTGAGGATGGCGTAAATGCCGATAAGGACGCTACCGATTATAAACACACCGTTATTAACGTAACCGCGAAAGACAAGCTATCTGTAAAACTGGCACCTGGCGGTGGCTGGGCTGCGCGGTTTGAGCGGGTAAATTAA
- a CDS encoding bifunctional fucokinase/fucose-1-phosphate guanylyltransferase, giving the protein MRKLISIPPAFKQFGDHHFAKENYYFSSDPKEGKVGSGGGTVNLLYEASKEENAIGPINNWLRKEKRLIIHAGGQSRRLPAYAAVGKVFTPMPIFRWKRGQRIGQTLIDLQLPLYEEILNKAPKSLNHLVASGDVLIRAGGVLPEIPDADIVCFGLWERPEKASNFGVFFAHKSSPKELAFALQKPTAQKLQELQPNYLFFIDIGVWLFSPKAMELMFERSGWDKDSNSFAGGIPSFYDMYTEFGQALGKKPTLKDDAINQLKVAIVPLPKGEFYHFGTSAELIESTDKLQNLVKNQEEIWHNKIKPSADLFTQNAITGIDFTRANNSIWIENSDIARTWKLSSKHVITGAPANDWTLNLPEETCLDFIPIGNNDELCVRVYGFYNPQLPKRGINANNGYSAADWFNEPVYPVFDAADLNSEVIQDLIDNPCNYQAKGKRLIAAADVADEINLYRQYAQRETFLESNLQSMAANWKQSVFYQLDLKNAAGIFKNAKLTLPPALPDDAPLLTRLHDQMFRSEVLGSNDPSAAAYEAKAFGLLAETIVDTAKAELAAPRLDVMSDQIVWGRSPIRLDLAGGWTDTPPNCLINGGKVLNLAVELNGQPPLQVFIKPSAEYVITLRSIDLGVREDITTYQQLNDYNNSVGSAFCIPKAALCLAGFVPEFSANRYGSLIEQLKDFGMGIEVTLLAAIPKGSGLGTSSILASTVLGTLSDFCDLKWDKYAICSRTLVLEQMLTTGGGWQDQYGGVFGGIKLLESNPGIFQKPTVRWAPEFIFTDASAASVLLYYTGITRVAKNILAEIVKGMFLNGNGYLSILEEMNQHALKTYEAFQYGNLQQVAEATGISWELNQRLDGGTNTPETQAIIDRISDYIISCKLLGAGGGGYMLIFAKDVAAAAKVRGALNTNPLNNRARFVDWSISRDGFKTSRS; this is encoded by the coding sequence ATGAGAAAACTGATAAGCATTCCTCCGGCCTTTAAACAATTTGGCGACCACCATTTTGCCAAAGAAAACTATTACTTCAGCTCGGACCCTAAAGAGGGCAAAGTTGGCTCGGGTGGCGGAACAGTTAATTTATTGTATGAAGCCAGTAAAGAGGAGAATGCTATAGGCCCGATAAATAATTGGTTACGCAAAGAGAAGCGGCTGATTATCCATGCAGGGGGCCAAAGCCGGCGTTTGCCGGCCTATGCGGCCGTAGGCAAAGTGTTTACACCCATGCCCATCTTTCGCTGGAAAAGAGGACAGCGCATAGGCCAAACGCTGATTGACCTGCAATTACCGCTGTATGAAGAAATATTGAACAAAGCCCCCAAAAGCCTCAATCACCTGGTAGCCAGTGGCGATGTGCTTATTCGTGCAGGGGGCGTATTGCCCGAAATTCCGGATGCGGATATTGTTTGCTTCGGCCTGTGGGAGCGGCCCGAGAAAGCATCTAATTTTGGTGTTTTTTTTGCACATAAAAGCTCGCCCAAAGAGTTGGCCTTTGCGTTGCAAAAACCCACAGCTCAAAAATTGCAGGAGTTGCAACCTAACTACCTGTTTTTTATCGATATCGGCGTTTGGCTGTTTAGCCCTAAAGCCATGGAATTGATGTTTGAGCGTAGCGGGTGGGATAAAGATAGTAACTCGTTTGCTGGCGGCATTCCCTCGTTTTATGATATGTACACAGAGTTTGGGCAGGCCCTGGGCAAAAAACCAACGTTGAAGGACGATGCCATCAATCAGTTAAAAGTAGCAATTGTGCCGCTCCCTAAAGGCGAATTTTACCATTTTGGAACCAGCGCCGAGCTGATAGAATCGACCGATAAGCTGCAAAACCTGGTGAAAAACCAGGAAGAGATATGGCATAATAAAATAAAACCCAGTGCCGACCTGTTTACTCAAAACGCGATCACCGGGATTGACTTTACCCGCGCAAACAATTCTATTTGGATTGAGAATAGTGATATTGCCCGCACCTGGAAATTGAGTAGTAAACATGTTATTACAGGAGCACCTGCAAATGATTGGACGCTTAACCTGCCCGAAGAAACATGTCTTGATTTTATACCCATTGGTAATAACGATGAATTGTGTGTAAGGGTTTATGGTTTTTACAACCCCCAATTACCCAAACGGGGAATAAATGCAAATAACGGTTATTCGGCTGCCGACTGGTTTAACGAGCCTGTTTACCCTGTATTTGATGCGGCAGATTTGAACAGTGAGGTGATACAGGACCTGATTGATAACCCATGTAATTACCAGGCAAAGGGAAAACGGTTAATTGCCGCCGCTGATGTTGCCGATGAAATAAACCTTTACCGCCAGTACGCCCAGCGTGAAACTTTTTTAGAAAGTAACCTGCAAAGTATGGCAGCTAACTGGAAACAATCTGTTTTTTATCAGCTTGATTTGAAGAATGCTGCCGGGATATTTAAAAATGCAAAGCTAACATTACCGCCTGCTTTACCGGATGACGCCCCGCTGTTAACGCGCCTGCACGACCAGATGTTCAGGAGCGAGGTGTTAGGTTCAAACGATCCATCCGCTGCCGCCTACGAGGCAAAAGCATTTGGATTGCTTGCCGAAACTATTGTTGATACGGCCAAAGCTGAACTTGCGGCGCCGCGGTTGGATGTAATGTCCGACCAGATAGTTTGGGGCCGCAGCCCAATCAGGCTCGACCTGGCTGGTGGTTGGACAGACACGCCTCCAAACTGCCTCATAAACGGCGGTAAGGTACTAAACCTGGCTGTTGAGCTTAATGGCCAGCCCCCGCTGCAGGTATTCATAAAACCGTCTGCCGAATATGTTATCACGCTGCGATCTATTGATTTGGGTGTAAGGGAGGATATAACCACTTATCAGCAATTAAATGATTATAATAATTCAGTCGGTTCGGCATTTTGTATTCCCAAAGCGGCGCTTTGCCTGGCTGGTTTTGTTCCGGAATTTTCGGCAAACAGGTACGGTTCGCTGATAGAGCAATTGAAAGACTTTGGTATGGGTATCGAGGTAACGTTGTTGGCTGCTATACCCAAGGGATCGGGCTTAGGCACAAGTTCAATCCTGGCAAGTACGGTATTGGGCACCTTAAGCGATTTTTGCGATTTGAAATGGGATAAATATGCCATCTGCTCGCGAACACTGGTTTTGGAGCAAATGTTAACAACCGGCGGCGGCTGGCAGGATCAGTATGGCGGTGTTTTTGGTGGAATTAAGTTATTGGAAAGCAACCCGGGTATTTTTCAAAAGCCCACAGTACGGTGGGCGCCCGAGTTTATTTTTACCGATGCTTCTGCAGCATCTGTGTTGTTATATTATACCGGAATTACCCGGGTAGCTAAAAATATCCTGGCCGAAATTGTGAAAGGGATGTTCCTTAACGGCAATGGCTATTTAAGCATTCTTGAAGAAATGAACCAGCACGCCCTTAAAACCTACGAAGCTTTCCAATACGGCAACCTGCAGCAAGTGGCCGAGGCTACGGGCATTAGCTGGGAGCTTAACCAGCGGTTGGATGGCGGTACCAATACTCCGGAAACTCAGGCTATTATTGATCGTATCAGCGATTATATCATTAGCTGTAAATTACTGGGCGCGGGTGGCGGTGGATACATGCTAATATTTGCAAAGGATGTGGCCGCAGCGGCAAAGGTGCGCGGCGCTCTTAATACCAACCCGCTTAATAACAGGGCGAGGTTTGTTGATTGGTCTATTTCGCGGGATGGATTTAAGACATCAAGGAGTTAA
- a CDS encoding DEAD/DEAH box helicase, whose translation MLRVDSTKPCQIIYAIAKHDYLGYVIEPHIVQLNPNGEFSLTYQRLFSNTAKEFMQYIDEVDIKLIKILEEMEQGNVIKRFYKKPIRPFEFFAKIFNETLYDTIRPKLEKRMAEALNLLMQTGKKVYQMSKEGYPGERKLQIATEPASVLFHFRRNEEEIRYFPTIKYQGMRIEFMFKNAEIICNHPAWMLLDDTLYYFDKEIEGKKLVPFLNKRFIAIPRSSEQSYFEKFVAPLIEKHNVYAEGFTINTEKYDAQPIIKPIYVEGGTSQLQLYFKYAGYIFPYGDGRTVSVRMEKNGDDYLFHRIKRSATWEKGKMAQLEQLGLKTVSSLFQNLEVDNKHDEDADHSFSVFEWLNQHHNQLIEQGFEIEQPDGQKRYVFGNSKIDLEVSENNDWFDINAIVWFGPYRIPFIQLRNHILNHKKEFILPSGEIAVIPEKWFSQYGNLLHFTEGGNDLRLRRHHIGLVNDLAEGEMANVTMTRKLQKLTNFEELEEINMPVNFQGNLRPYQQAGYNWFHFLKQYHFGGCLADDMGLGKTIQTLALLQKHKEFTEAEGSKSTSLVIMPTSLIYNWLNEAKKFTPQLRLMVHTGTLRYRSADVFANYDVVITTYGISRIDIEMFKDYFFDYVILDESQNIKNPSSKSFQAVKQLKSRFKLILSGTPVENSVNDLWTQMSFINPGLLGSQQFFQNEFVTPIEKKKDEDKARKLQALIKPFVLRRTKEQVATELPPKTETLLYCEMSEEQGSVYEKIKSEYRNELLKSLEDGTFAKTQIQVLQGLIKLRQIANHPIMIDKDYEGDSGKFENVVHTLASVLDGGHKVLIFSQFVKQLAIYREHLEREGISYVYLDGGTQNRGDVVKQFQEDKKTRVFLISIKAGGVGLNLTEADYVFILDPWWNPAVEQQAIDRTHRIGQTKNVFIYKFITKDSVEEKILALQQRKLSLSRALITTEESFIKSLTADDIKEILG comes from the coding sequence ATGCTACGAGTCGACAGTACAAAACCATGCCAGATTATTTATGCCATTGCAAAGCATGATTACCTTGGCTATGTAATTGAGCCACATATCGTTCAGCTTAACCCCAACGGCGAATTTTCATTAACCTACCAGCGCTTGTTTTCCAATACGGCAAAGGAGTTTATGCAATATATTGATGAGGTTGATATTAAGCTTATCAAGATTTTGGAGGAGATGGAGCAGGGCAATGTAATAAAGCGCTTTTATAAAAAGCCCATCCGCCCGTTTGAGTTTTTTGCCAAAATATTTAACGAAACCTTGTATGATACCATTCGCCCCAAGCTGGAGAAGCGGATGGCCGAAGCGCTGAACCTGCTGATGCAAACCGGCAAAAAGGTTTACCAGATGAGTAAAGAGGGCTATCCCGGAGAACGAAAGCTGCAGATAGCAACTGAGCCGGCCAGCGTACTGTTCCATTTCAGGCGAAATGAGGAGGAGATACGATATTTCCCTACGATTAAATACCAGGGAATGCGAATCGAATTCATGTTTAAAAATGCCGAAATCATTTGTAACCACCCGGCCTGGATGCTGCTTGACGATACCCTGTATTATTTTGATAAAGAGATAGAAGGTAAAAAACTGGTGCCGTTCCTGAATAAGCGCTTTATCGCAATCCCAAGGTCGTCAGAGCAATCCTACTTTGAAAAATTTGTTGCTCCGCTGATTGAGAAGCACAATGTATATGCCGAAGGGTTTACGATAAATACCGAAAAATATGATGCGCAGCCAATTATAAAACCTATTTATGTAGAGGGGGGCACATCGCAGCTGCAATTGTATTTTAAATATGCGGGCTATATTTTTCCTTACGGCGATGGACGTACGGTATCTGTAAGGATGGAGAAAAATGGCGACGATTACCTGTTTCATCGTATTAAGCGCTCGGCTACCTGGGAAAAGGGTAAAATGGCTCAGTTGGAGCAATTAGGCCTTAAAACGGTATCCAGCCTGTTTCAAAACCTCGAGGTTGATAATAAGCATGATGAGGATGCCGATCATTCCTTCTCGGTATTTGAATGGCTTAATCAGCATCATAACCAGCTAATAGAGCAGGGTTTTGAAATAGAGCAACCTGACGGTCAAAAGCGGTACGTTTTTGGAAACAGTAAAATAGACCTTGAAGTATCTGAAAATAACGATTGGTTTGATATTAACGCCATTGTTTGGTTTGGGCCATACCGCATTCCGTTTATCCAGCTAAGGAATCATATCCTCAACCATAAAAAGGAATTTATTTTGCCATCGGGCGAGATTGCTGTTATCCCCGAAAAATGGTTTTCGCAATATGGTAACCTGTTGCATTTTACCGAAGGAGGCAATGACTTGAGGCTGCGCCGCCACCATATAGGCCTGGTTAATGACCTGGCCGAAGGCGAGATGGCCAACGTTACCATGACCCGCAAGCTACAGAAGTTGACCAATTTTGAAGAATTGGAAGAAATAAATATGCCTGTAAACTTTCAAGGTAACCTGCGGCCTTACCAACAGGCAGGTTATAACTGGTTTCACTTTTTAAAGCAATACCATTTTGGCGGCTGCCTTGCCGATGATATGGGCCTTGGTAAAACAATACAAACCCTGGCCCTGCTGCAAAAACATAAAGAGTTTACCGAAGCAGAAGGCAGCAAGAGCACATCGCTGGTTATTATGCCAACATCGTTGATATACAACTGGCTTAACGAGGCGAAAAAATTTACACCGCAATTGAGGTTGATGGTACATACAGGTACATTAAGGTATCGGTCGGCAGATGTGTTTGCCAACTATGATGTGGTTATCACCACCTATGGCATCAGCCGGATAGATATTGAAATGTTTAAGGATTACTTTTTTGATTATGTGATACTTGATGAAAGCCAGAACATCAAAAATCCGTCGTCAAAGTCATTCCAGGCAGTTAAGCAACTCAAATCGCGATTTAAACTGATATTAAGCGGTACCCCGGTTGAAAATTCGGTAAATGACTTATGGACGCAGATGTCGTTTATAAACCCCGGCTTGTTGGGCAGCCAGCAGTTTTTCCAAAATGAGTTTGTAACGCCTATAGAAAAGAAAAAGGATGAGGATAAGGCGCGCAAGCTGCAGGCGCTTATTAAACCTTTTGTGTTGCGCCGTACCAAAGAACAGGTAGCAACCGAGCTTCCACCCAAAACGGAAACCTTGCTTTACTGCGAGATGAGCGAGGAGCAGGGATCGGTATATGAAAAAATAAAATCAGAATACCGCAACGAATTGCTGAAAAGCCTGGAGGATGGCACCTTTGCCAAAACCCAGATACAGGTATTGCAGGGGCTGATTAAGCTGAGGCAGATAGCCAACCACCCCATCATGATTGATAAGGATTACGAGGGCGATAGCGGAAAATTTGAAAACGTAGTACACACCCTGGCCAGCGTGTTGGATGGCGGGCACAAGGTGTTGATATTCTCGCAGTTTGTAAAGCAGCTTGCCATTTATCGCGAACACCTGGAACGCGAAGGAATATCATATGTTTACCTTGATGGCGGTACTCAAAACCGCGGTGATGTGGTTAAACAATTCCAGGAGGATAAAAAGACAAGGGTTTTCCTGATCTCGATAAAGGCAGGCGGGGTAGGCCTTAACCTAACGGAGGCCGACTATGTGTTTATTCTTGACCCCTGGTGGAACCCTGCTGTTGAACAACAGGCCATTGATCGTACCCACCGCATCGGGCAAACCAAAAATGTGTTCATCTATAAATTCATCACCAAGGATTCTGTTGAAGAGAAGATACTTGCCCTGCAGCAGCGCAAATTAAGCCTCAGCCGCGCTTTAATTACCACCGAGGAAAGTTTTATTAAATCGCTTACTGCGGATGATATAAAGGAGATATTGGGGTAG
- a CDS encoding HPP family protein encodes MIRRIHRHARTARYIVYKETLVDYKEHFWTFIGSFLGIGLIGFFSNRYFSPSDNLFLIGSFGASSVLIYGIVNSPLAQPRNLIGGHVICAIVGVTMHKLIPHEVWLSSALAVSVAIVLMQITKTLHPPGGATALIANIGSAKIQALGYLYVLSPVLSGAIVLLLVALLVNNVSGHRKYPNNKKWFMVWRRYQR; translated from the coding sequence ATGATCAGAAGGATACATCGCCACGCTCGCACCGCCCGTTACATTGTTTATAAAGAGACGCTGGTTGATTATAAAGAGCATTTCTGGACGTTTATAGGCTCGTTCCTGGGCATAGGCTTAATTGGGTTTTTTAGCAACCGATACTTTAGCCCCTCAGATAATTTATTCCTTATTGGTTCTTTTGGTGCTTCATCGGTATTAATTTATGGCATCGTAAACAGCCCTCTCGCCCAGCCCCGAAACTTAATTGGCGGCCATGTAATCTGCGCTATCGTAGGGGTAACAATGCATAAGCTTATCCCGCACGAGGTTTGGCTGTCATCTGCCCTGGCTGTATCAGTTGCCATTGTATTGATGCAAATTACCAAAACGCTGCATCCGCCGGGTGGAGCCACAGCGCTGATTGCTAACATTGGCTCGGCCAAAATACAGGCATTGGGATATTTATACGTATTAAGCCCGGTATTATCCGGCGCAATAGTATTGCTGCTGGTAGCTTTGCTGGTAAACAATGTAAGCGGCCATCGCAAATATCCCAACAATAAAAAGTGGTTTATGGTATGGCGCAGGTATCAGCGTTAA